One part of the Haliaeetus albicilla chromosome 9, bHalAlb1.1, whole genome shotgun sequence genome encodes these proteins:
- the MYO18A gene encoding unconventional myosin-XVIIIa isoform X12 — MAGHETPGTTMTRAAGACGGRHRTVRPPPLTLVSLWLQSESLKDVASAPPNPEPPKSPEPPPGREKSPEPVLNGAAINGLEGPAAEAQGDDGQGLSRRRVVRVVRKVVRKVLPGEDAGSAKEPGRDAKAAEPVPPPRKEETGRSAVPAPPTAPPPPAVPAAPAKPEPKDEISAGLKTLMAKGKTKEHRPRLRPGDRREEKSPEPARGDAKPSLSPGAEAKPEPPVQSSGGKAEPAKAPAPKPTALERHKKLQPGEKRSTPAKTAPAPPQQAAPSPASWLSPSEEAQRRLERIFTASLDPAASASAPSQVPYPRPQEPSASTGDPPPSSVCRWAGVCARASCWSGQADDAPAAPFGPIPAAAQAKTEEQIAAEEAWYETEKVWLVHRDGFSLGSQLRPEQGSPLPEGKVKVKLDHDGAVLEVEEDDVEKVNPPSCDRVEDLASLLYLNESSVLHTLRQRYGGNLLHTYAGPTMVIINPLSSPSMYSEKVMHMFKGCRREDTSPHIYAVAQAAYRSMLMSRQDQAVVLLGASGSGKTTNCQHLVQYLATIAGSTGKVFSAEKWQALYTILEAFGNSSTGMNGNATRFSQIISLDFDQAGQVASASVQTLLLEKLRVAKRPANEATFNVFYYLLACSDSTLRTELHFNHLAENNVFGITPLSKPEEKQKATQQFNKLQAAMKVMGISSDEQKAFWLVLGAIYHLGAAGATKDADEAGRKQFARHEWAQKAAYLLGCSLEELSSSIFKHQPKGTLQRSTSFRQGPDEPPLGEGSTGPKLTALECLEGMAAGLYSELFTLLISLLNRALKSSQHSVCSVTVVDTPGAQNPELAGQSRGATFEELCHNYAQERLQLLFHQRTFARELERYKEENIELALADAEPGSSGSVAVVDQPSHQALVRSLARTDEARGLLWLLEEEALQPGGNEDTLLERLFSYYGPQEGGKKGHNPLLPSDKPRHFLLGHSSGTNWVEYDATGWLNHVKHNPASQNASVLLQESQKKVISSLFAGRGGSALVLSGSVAGLEGGSQLALRRATSMRKTFTTGVAAVKKKSLCIQIKLQVDALIDSIKKSKLHFVHCFLPKAAGGGGDPRAVPCRRVSGSELELPAEHCEAGLMQLDVPLLRAQLRGSRLLDALRMYRQGYPDHMVFAEFRRRFDVLAPHLTKKHGRNYIVVDEKRAVEELLESLDLEKSSYHMGLSRVFFRAGSLARLEEQRDAQTSRNITLFQAACRGFLARQQFKKRKIQDLAIRCVQKNIKKNKGVKGWPWWKLFTTVRPLIEVQLTEDQIRGKDEEIQQLKSKLEKVEKERNELRLNSDRLESRITELTSELTDERNTGESASQLLDAETAERLRAEKEMKDLQAKYDALKKQMESMEMEVMEARLIRAAELNGELDDDDSGGEWRLKYERAVREIDFTKKRLQQELEDKLEVEQQGKRQLERRLTDLQADSEESQRALQQLKKKCQRLAAELQDTKLHLEGQQGRNHDLEKKQRRFDSELSQAHEEAQRERLQREKLSREKDVLVAEVFGLKQLLEDKDSDITGLTQKAEALEAELQDISSQESKDEASLAKVKKQLRDLEAKVKDQEEELDEQAGTIQMLEQAKLRLEMEMERLRQTHAKEVESRDEEVEEIRQSCQKKLKQMEVQLEEEYEDKQKVLREKRELESKLSAISEQANQRDFETEKRLRRDLKRTKALLADAQIMLDHLKNNAPSKREIAQLKNQLEESEFTCAAAVKARKSMEVEIEDLHLQIDDLAKAKAALEEQLSRLQREKNEVQSRLEEDQEDMNELMKKHKAAVAQASRDLAQMNDLQAQLEEVSKEKQELQEKLQGLQSQLEFLEQSMVDKSLVSRQEAKIRELETRLEFERTQVKRLESLATRLKENMEKLTEERDQRAAAENREKEQNKRLQRQLRDVKEEMGELAKKEAEASRKKHELEMDLESLEAANQSLQSDLKLAFKRIGDLQAAIEDEMESDSNEDLINSLQDMVAKYQKRKSKLDGDSDVDSELEERVDGVKSWLSKNKGSSKALSDDGSLKGSRSAPPDGPEAEERPVSVLSCLSYRKRPGLKDSIGGHGDEQTLFSTLSERPASPERAAHRAARGGEPEDRAAVIARAFADASGRARQGLGKRWSLSAADGEKASVASAPVSRASSATWRGLEDGDQGDEGCSVLSFALSSPGSLRSRRGGPEGRPESRLSLARSRLEEADEGSRGQPPLARSFSVPPRPRSAASEEGGPGDARPVGHRSYLDSDLEAAIQEVLSYRPSRARGCSSPEADSGDDGRSVRSVRSAAPLGAADRPPGSLRRSASALDFSRRAGRRRSSSASSEEEERKKKSAKKHAKKAKKKSKKKKKKQQSSSDSDSSSDSSSDSSSGSTSSYRSTSSVKKGPQAAGGEEPARPSRGKKEEKQRKKQVDSLVMKYLYRPESD; from the exons ATGGCAGGGCATGaaaccccaggcaccaccatGACCCGAGCAGCGGGTGCTTGTGGTGGCAGACACCGCACCGTCAGACCTCCACCACTCACACTGGTGTCATTGTGGCTGCAGTCAGAGAGCCTGAAGGATGTGGCATCTGCACCCCCAAATCCTGAGCCCCCGAAGAGCCCCGAGCCACCCCCTGGGCGAGAGAAGAGCCCGGAGCCGGTGCTGAACGGGGCAGCCATAAACGGGCTGGAGGGCCCGGCTGCCGAGGCACAGGGGGACGACGGTCAGGGGCTGTCCCGCCGCAGGGTGGTCCGGGTGGTGCGCAAGGTGGTCCGCAAAGTCCTACCGGGGGAGGACGCCGGCAGTGCCAAGGAGCCGGGGCGAGACGCCAAGGCTGCCGAGCCAGTGCCACCCCCCAGGAAGGAGGAGACGGGCCGTTCTGCtgtcccagctccccccaccgcGCCGCCTCCCCCGGCTGTGCCAGCAGCCCCCGCCAAGCCGGAGCCCAAGGATGAGATCTCGGCGGGGCTCAAAACCCTCATGGCAAAGGGCAAAACCAAAGAGCACCGGCCGCGGCTCCGGCCGGGGGACAGGCGGGAGGAGAAGTCCCCCGAGCCGGCCAGGGGGGACGCGAagccgtccctgtccccaggcgCTGAAGCCAAGCCGGAGCCACCGGTGCAGTCTTCGGGAGGGAAAGCGGAGCCGGCAAAGGCACCCGCTCCGAAACCCACCGCCCTGGAGAGGCACAAG AAGCTGCAGCCTGGCGAGAAGCGTTCGACCCCTGCGAAAACcgccccagcacccccccagcaG gctgcccccagccccgcgtCCTGGCTGAGCCCATCGGAGGAGGCACAGCGCCGGCTGGAGAGGATCTTCACCGCTTCT CTGGAccccgccgcctccgcctcGGCACCCAGCCAGGTACCGTACCCCCGTCCTCAGGAGCCCTCTGCCTCCACCGGTGACCCCCCGCCGTCCTCTGTCTGCCGCTGGGCTGGCGTCTGCGCCCGCGCCTCGTGCTGGAGC GGTCAAGCGGACGATGCCCCGGCAGCCCCCTTTGgccccatccctgctgcagctcag GCCAAGACAGAGGAGCAGATAGCGGCGGAGGAGGCCTGGTACGAGACCGAGAAGGTGTGGCTGGTGCACAGGGATGGCTTCTCCTTgg GCAGCCAGCTGCGGCCggagcagggcagccccctGCCCGAGGGCAAGGTGAAGGTGAAGCTGGACCACGACggagctgtcctggaggtggaggaggatgATGTGGAGAAG GTGAACCCCCCCTCCTGCGACCGCGTGGAGGACCTCGCCAGCCTCCTCTACCTCAACGAGTCTAGCGTGCTGCACACGCTGCGGCAGCGCTACGGCGGCAACCTCCTGCACACCTACGCCGGCCCCACCATGGTCATCATCAACCCGCTGAGCTCCCCCTCCATGTACTCCGAGAAG GTCATGCACATGTTCAAAGGGTGCCGCAGGGAGGACACGTCCCCGCACATCTACGCGGTGGCCCAGGCCGCCTACCGCAGCATGCTGATGAGCCGCCAGGACCAGGCGGTCGTGCTGCTGGGCGCCAGCGGCAGCGGCAAAACCACCAACTGCCAGCACCTTGTCCAGTACCTCGCCACCATCGCCGGCAGCACCGGCAAGGTCTTCTCCG CGGAGAAGTGGCAGGCTCTCTACACCATCCTGGAAGCTTTTGGCAATAGCAGCACCGGCATGAACGGCAACGCCACCCGCTTCTCCCAGATCATCTCTCTGGACTTCGACCAGGCTGGGCAGGTGGCATCTGCCTCCGTACAG ACGCTGTTGCTGGAGAAGCTGCGCGTTGCCAAGCGCCCGGCCAACGAGGCCACCTTCAATGTCTTCTACTACCTGCTGGCCTGCTCTGACAGCACCCTGCG GACTGAGCTTCATTTCAACCACCTGGCAGAGAACAACGTCTTTGGCATCACACCCCTCTCCAAG ccagaggaaaagcagaaggcGACCCAGCAGTTCAACAAGCTGCAGGCTGCCATGAAGGTGATGGGCATCTCCAGCGATGAGCAGAAAGCCTTCTGGCTCGTCCTCGGGGCCATTTATCATCTGGGGGCCGCCGGGGCCACGAAAG ACGCCGACGAAG CCGGGAGGAAGCAGTTTGCACGGCACGAGTGGGCTCAGAAAGCCGCCTacctgctgggctgcagcctggaggagcTCTCCTCCTCCATCTTCAAACACCAGCCCAAGGGCACCCTGCAGCGATCCACCTCGTTCCGGCAGGGCCCCGACGAGCCCCCCCTGGGCGAAGGCAGCACAG GTCCCAAGCTGACGGCGCTGGAGTGCCTGGAGGGCATGGCGGCCGGCTTGTACTCTGAGCTCTTCACCCTCCTCATCTCCCTCCTCAACAG GGCGCTGAAGTCGAGCCAGCACTCGGTGTGCTCAGTGACGGTGGTAGACACCCCCGGGGCGCAAAACCCggagctggcagggcagagccgGGGGGCCACCTTCGAGGAGCTCTGCCACAACTACGCCCAGGAGCGCCTGCAGCTCCTCTTCCACCAGCGCACCTTCGCCCGTGAGCTGGAGCGATACAAGGAG GAGAACATAGAGCTTGCCCTGGCTGACGCCGAGCCCGGCTCCTCTGGCTCTGTAGCTGTTGTAGACCAGCCCTCGCACCAGGCACTG GTCCGGTCACTGGCCCGCACAGACGAGGCGCGGGGGCTActgtggctgctggaggaggaggcactgCAGCCGGGCGGCAATGAGGACACCTTGCTGGAGCGGCTTTTCTCCTACTACGGCCCCCAGGAAGGGGGCAAGAAAG GGCACAACCCGCTGCTCCCCAGTGACAAGCCCCGACACTTCCTCCTGGGTCACAGCTCGGGGACCAACTGGGTTGAGTACGATGCCACGGGCTGGCTCAACCATGTCAAGCACAACCCGGCCTCCCAAAATGCCTCCGTCCTGCTGCAGGAGTCGCAGAA GAAAGTCATCAGCAGCTTGTTTGCCGGCCGTGGCGGGTCAGCACTGGTACTGTCGGGCTCGGTggcggggctggaggggggttCCCAGCTGGCCCTGCGCAGGGCCACCAGCATGCGCAAGACCTTCACCACCGGCGTGGCTGCCGTCAAGAAGAAATCCCTCTGCATCCAGATCAAGCTGCAAGTG GATGCCCTCATCGACAGCATCAAGAAGTCTAAGCTCCACTTCGTGCACTGCTTCCTGCCCaaggcggcggggggcggcggggacccCCGGGCTGTGCCGTGCCGGCGGGTGAGCGGCAGCGAGCTGGAGCTGCCGGCGGAGCACTGCGAAGCCGGGCTCATGCAGCTGGATGTGCCCCTCCTGCGCGCTCAGCTCCGCGGCTCCCGCCTGCTCGACGCCCTCCGCATGTACCGCCAAG GGTACCCCGACCACATGGTGTTTGCGGAGTTCAGACGGCGCTTTGACGTCCTGGCCCCGCACCTGACCAAGAAGCACGGGCGCAACTACATCGTGGTGGACGAGAAGCGG gcagtGGAGGAGCTCCTGGAGTCGCTGGACCTGGAAAAGAGCAGCTACCACATGGGCTTGAGCCGG GTGTTTTTCCGGGCCGGGTCGCTggccaggctggaggagcagcggGACGCGCAGACCAGCAGGAACATCACCCTCTTCCAGGCGGCGTGCAGGGGCTTCCTGGCACGGCAGCAGTTCAAGAAAAGGAAG ATCCAAGATTTGGCCATCCGGTGCGTGCAGAAGAACATCAAGAAGAACAAGGGGGTGAAGGGCTGGCCCTGGTGGAAGCTCTTCACCACCGTGCGGCCCCTCATCGAGGTGCAGCTCACCGAGGACCAGATCCGTGGCAAAGAC GAAGAGATCCAGCAGCTGAAGAGCAAACTCGAGAAGGTGGAGAAGGAGCGTAACGAGCTCCGGCTCAACAGCGACCGCCTGGAGAGCAGG ATCACAGAGCTGACGTCGGAGCTGACGGACGAGCGAAACACCGGTGAATCGGCCTCCCAGCTGCTGGACGCTGAGACGGCCGAGAGGCTGCGGGCCGAGAAGGAGATGAAGGACCTGCAG GCCAAGTACGATGCTCTGAAGAAGCAGATGGAGTCCATGGAGATGGAGGTGATGGAGGCTCGGCTCATCCGGGCGGCCGAGCTCAACGGGGAGCTCGACGATGATGATTCAG GTGGCGAATGGCGGCTGAAATACGAGCGGGCGGTGCGGGAGATCGACTTCACCAAGAAacggctgcagcaggagctggaggataAGCTGGAGGTGGAGCAGCAGGGCAAGAGGCAGCTGGAGCGGAGG TTGACAGACCTGCAGGCAGACAGCGAGGAGAGCCAGCGGGCAttgcagcagctgaagaagaAGTGCCAGCGCCTGGCCGCGGAGCTGCAGGACACCAAGCTGCACCTCGAGGGCCAGCAAGGACGCAACCACGACCTGGAGAAGAAGCAGCGGAG GTTCGACAGCGAGCTCTCACAGGCGCACGAGGAGGCGCAGCGGGAAAGGCTGCAGCGGGAGAAGCTGAGCCGCGAGAAGGACGTGCTGGTGGCCGAGGTCTTTGGCCTCaagcagctgctggag GACAAGGACTCGGACATCACGGGGCTGACGCAGAAGGCGGAGGCGCTGGAAGCCGAGCTGCAGGACATCTCCTCCCAGGAGTCAAAGGATGAGGCCTCCCTGGCCAAGgtgaagaagcagctgagggaCCTGGAGGCGAAGGTCAAAgaccaggaggaggaactggaCGAGCAAGCTGGGACCATCcagatgctggagcag GCCAAGCTGCGGCTAGAGATGGAGATGGAGAGGCTGCGGCAGACCCACGCCAAGGAGGTGGAGAGCCGCGACGAGGAGGTGGAGGAGATTCGGCAGTCGTGCCAGAAGAAG CTGAAGCAGATGGaggtgcagctggaggaggagtaCGAGGACAAGCAGAAGGTGCTGAGAGAGAAACGGGAGCTGGAGAGCAAGTTATCCGCCATCAGCGAGCAG GCCAACCAGCGGGACTTCGAGACGGAGAAGCGCCTGCGCCGGGACCTGAAGAGGACGAAGGCGCTACTGGCCGATGCGCAGATCATGCTGGACCACCTGAAGAACAACGCACCCAGCAAGAGGGAGATTGCCCAGCTCAAGAACCAG CTGGAGGAGTCGGAGTTCACCTGCGCAGCTGCTGTCAAGGCCCGCAAGTCCATGGAGGTGGAGATCGAAGACCTCCACCTGCAGATCGACGACCTCGCCAAGGCTAAGGCAGCG ctggaggagcagctgagCCGGCTGCAGCGGGAAAAGAACGAGGTGCAGAGTCGGCTGGAGGAGGACCAGGAGGACATGAACGAGCTGATGAAGAAGCACAAGGCGGCTGTGGCCCAG GCGTCCCGGGACCTGGCGCAGATGAATGACCTCCAGGCACAGCTGGAGGAGGTCAGCAAGGAGaaacaggagctgcaggagaag CTGCAAGGCCTGCAGAGCCAGCTGGAGTTCCTGGAGCAATCCATGGTGGACAAGTCGCTGGTGAGCCGGCAAGAGGCCAAGATCCGTGAGCTGGAGACCAGGCTGGAGTTTGAGCGGACACAAGTCAAGCGCCTGGAG AGCCTGGCCACACGGCTGAAGGAGAACATGGAGAAGCTGACAGAGGAGCGGGATCAGCGTGCGGCCGCCGAGAACCGGGAGAAGGAGCAGAACAAGCGGCTGCAGCGACAGCTCCGCGACGTCAAGGAGGAGATGGGCGAGCTGGCCAAGAAGGAGGCGGAGGCCAGCCGCAAGAAGCACGAGCTG GAGATGGACCTGGAGAGCCTGGAAGCTGCCAACCAGAGCCTGCAGTCGGACCTGAAGCTGGCCTTCAAGCGCATCGGGGACCTGCAGGCGGCCATCGAGGATGAGATGGAAAGCGACAGCAACGAGGACCTCATCAACAG TTTGCAGGACATGGTGGCAAagtatcagaaaagaaagagtaaaCT CGACGGCGACTCGGATGTGGACTCGGAGCTGGAGGAGCGCGTGGATGGGGTGAAGTCCTGGCTCTCCAAGAACAAAGGCTCTTCCAAAGCACTCTCAGACGACGGCAGCCTGAAGGGCAGCAg GTCAGCCCCGCCGGATGGTCCCGAGGCCGAGGAGCGGCCGGTGTCGGTGTTGAGCTGCCTCAGCTATAGGAAGCGGCCGGGTCTCAAGGACTCCATAGGTGGTCACGGGGACGAGCAGACGCTCTTCAGCACGCTCAGCGAGCGACCGGCTTCCCCCGAGCGTGCTGCCCACAGAGCCGCCCGCGGTGGCGAGCCCGAGGACCGGGCGGCCGTCATCGCCCGAGCCTTCGCCGACGCCAGCGGCCGGGCTCGGCAAGGGCTGGGCAAGCGTTGGTCCCTCTCGGCCGCCGACGGCGAGAAAGCCTCCGTCGCCTCCGCCCCGGTGAGCCGGGCCTCCTCCGCCACTTGGCGCGGGCTGGAGGACGGGGATCAGGGGGACGAGGGCTGCTCGGTGCTGAGCTTCGCCCTCTCCAGCCCCGGGAGCTTGCGGAGCCGGCGCGGGGGGCCCGAGGGTCGCCCCGAGTCGCGGCTCTCCCTGGCCCGCAGCCGCCTGGAAGAGGCGGACGAGGGGTCCCgcgggcagccccccctggcgCGCAGCTTCTCCGTGcctccccggccccgcagcGCTGCCTCCGAGGAGGGGGGTCCTGGGGACGCCCGCCCCGTGGGGCACCGCTCCTACCTTGACTCCGATCTGGAAGCCGCCATCCAGGAGGTGCTGAGCTACCGCCCGTCACGGGCCAGGGGCTGCTCCAGCCCCGAGGCCGATTCGGGGGACGACGGCCGGAGCGTGCGGAGCGTGCGGAGCGCAGCCCCCCTGGGTGCCGCCGACCGCCCCCCTGGCAGCCTCCGTCGCTCCGCATCTGCCCTCGACTTCTCCCGGCGTGCCGGCCGGCGCCGCAGCAGCTCAGCCTCCTCCGAGGAAGAGGAGCGGAAGAAGAAGAGTGCCAAGAAGCATGCCAAGAAGGCCAAGAAGAAatccaagaagaagaagaagaagcagcagtcatCATCCGACTCAGATTCCTCCTCCGATTCCTCCTCCGATTCCTCCTCCGGCTCTACCAGCTCCTACCGGAGCACCTCCAGTGTCAAGAAGGGCCCGCAGGCGGCGGGGGGCGAGGAGCCAGCACGTCCCAGCCGgggcaagaaggaggagaagcagcGGAAGAAGCAGGTCGACAGCCTGGTGATGAAGTATTTGTACCGACCCGAGAGCGACTGA